One stretch of Solenopsis invicta isolate M01_SB chromosome 16, UNIL_Sinv_3.0, whole genome shotgun sequence DNA includes these proteins:
- the LOC105204801 gene encoding translation elongation factor 2, producing the protein MVNFTVDEIRAMMDKKKNIRNMSVIAHVDHGKSTLTDSLVSKAGIIAGAKAGETRFTDTRKDEQERCITIKSTAISMFFELDEKDLVFIKNPDQRDKDEKGFLINLIDSPGHVDFSSEVTAALRVTDGALVVVDCVSGVCVQTETVLRQAIAERIKPVLFMNKMDRALLELQLDSEDLYQTFQRIVENVNVIIATYSDDDGPMGEVRVDPSKGSVGFGSGLHGWAFTLKQFSEMYAEKFKIDVVKLMNRLWGESFFNPKTKKWSKQKETDNKRSFCMYVLDPIYKVFDSIMNYKKEEADNLLQKLGIVLKPEDKDKDGKALLKVVMRTWLPAGEALLQMIAIHLPSPVTAQKYRMEMLYEGPLDDEAAIGIKNCDPNGPLMMYVSKMVPTSDKGRFYAFGRVFSGKVCTGMKARIMGPNFQPGKKEDLYEKAIQRTILMMGRYVEAIEDVPSGNICGLVGVDQFLVKTGTITTFKDAHNMKVMKFSVSPVVRVAVEPKNPADLPKLVEGLKRLAKSDPMVQCIIEESGEHIIAGAGELHLEICLKDLEEDHACIPIKKSDPVVSYRETISEQSNQMCLSKSPNKHNRLFMMACPMPDGLAEDIDSGDVNPRDDFKVRARYLNEKYDYDVTEARKIWCFGPDGSGPNILVDCTKGVQYLNEIKDSVVAGFQWATKEGVLSEENLRGVRFNIHDVTLHADAIHRGGGQIIPTTRRCLYACLLTASPRIMEPVYLCEIQCPEVAVGGIYGVLNRRRGHVFEEQQVAGTPMFVVKAYLPVNESFGFTADLRSNTGGQAFPQCVFDHWQILPGDPMELTTRPYQVVQDTRKRKGLKEGLPDLNAYLDKL; encoded by the exons ATG GTTAACTTCACGGTGGACGAGATCCGTGCCATGATGGACAAGAAAAAGAATATCAGAAACATGTCCGTCATCGCGCACGTCGATCACGGAAAGTCAACTCTGACCGACTCCCTTGTATCTAAGGCCGGCATTATCGCTGGTGCCAAGGCCGGCGAGACCCGATTCACGGACACGCGCAAGGACGAGCAGGAACGTTGCATCACGATTAAATCGAC CGCTATTTCCATGTTTTTTGAACTCGACGAGAAGGATTTAGTGTTTATCAAAAACCCCGATCAGCGTGACAAAGATGAGaaaggatttttaattaatctgatCGATTCACCTGGGCACGTGGATTTCTCTAGCGAAGTCACAGCTGCCCTCCGTGTCACTGATGGAGCCCTCGTAGTTGTTGATTGTGTATCCG GTGTGTGCGTACAAACTGAAACTGTATTGCGCCAGGCGATCGCTGAGCGTATAAAGCCTGTTTTATTCATGAACAAAATGGACCGTGCACTGTTGGAATTACAACTTGATAGTGAAGATCTGTATCAAACTTTCCAGCGTATTGTTGAAAACGTTAACGTTATTATCGCAACGTACTCTGACGACGACGGCCCTATGGGTGAAGTTAGA GTAGATCCCAGCAAAGGCTCTGTAGGTTTTGGTTCCGGTCTTCACGGCTGGGCCTTCACCCTGAAACAGTTCTCCGAGATGTACGCCGAGAAATTCAAGATTGACGTGGTAAAACTTATGAACAGACTATGGGGCGAGTCCTTCTTCAATCCCAAAACCAAGAAGTGGAGCAAACAGAAGGAAACCGATAATAAACGATCCTTCTGCATGTATGTCTTAGATCCAATTTATAAG gtATTCGATAGTATTATGAATTACAAGAAGGAGGAGGCAGACAATCTTCTGCAGAAGCTGGGTATTGTGCTAAAGCCTGAGGACAAAGACAAGGATGGGAAAGCTCTGTTGAAG gTTGTTATGAGAACCTGGTTACCCGCTGGAGAGGCTCTTCTTCAGATGATTGCCATTCACCTGCCATCTCCTGTAACTGCTCAAAAATACCGCATGGAGATGTTGTACGAAGGACCGCTCGATGACGAAGCTGCCATTGGAATTAAG AACTGCGATCCGAATGGACCACTGATGATGTACGTTTCGAAAATGGTACCGACATCGGACAAGGGACGTTTCTATGCTTTCGGCCGAGTGTTTTCGGGCAAGGTGTGTACTGGCATGAAGGCCCGCATCATGGGACCCAACTTCCAACCAGGCAAGAAGGAAGATCTGTACGAGAAAGCTATTCAGCGTACTATCCTGATGATGGGTCGTTACGTTGAAGCTATCGAAGATGTGCCTTCTG GTAATATTTGCGGTCTTGTCGGTGTCGATCAATTCTTGGTTAAGACCGGTACCATCACTACATTCAAGGATGCGCACAACATGAAAGTTATGAAGTTCTCTGTATCGCCTGTTGTACGTGTCGCGGTCGAGCCGAAGAATCCCGCTGATTTGCCAAAATTGGTCGAAG GTCTCAAACGTTTGGCGAAATCTGATCCTATGGTACAGTGTATCATTGAAGAATCCGGTGAGCATATTATCGCTGGCGCCGGAGAGCTGCATCTTGAGATTTGTCTAAAGGATTTGGAGGAGGATCACGCATGCATCCCGATCAAGAAGTCCGATCCTGTTGTGTCGTACAGAGAAACTATTTCCGAACAGTCGAATCAAATGTGTTTGTCGAAATCCCCGAACAAGCACAATCGTCTGTTCATGATGGCTTGTCCCATGCCAGATGGTCTCGCTGAGGACATTGACAGc GGCGATGTTAATCCGCGAGATGACTTCAAAGTGCGTGCTCGTTACTTGAATGAGAAATACGATTACGACGTGACAGAGGCGAGGAAAATCTGGTGCTTCGGACCTGATGGCAGCGGACCTAACATATTGGTTGACTGCACCAAGGGTGTACAGTACCTTAATGAAATCAAGGACTCTGTGGTAGCTGGATTCCAGTGGGCCACGAAAGAG GGCGTTCTCTCGGAAGAGAATTTGAGAGGTGTACGTTTCAATATACACGATGTGACACTACATGCCGACGCGATCCACAGAGGTGGTGGTCAAATTATCCCTACCACAAGACGTTGCCTTTATGCCTGTCTTCTCACTGCCTCACCCCGTATTATGGAACCTGTTTACTTATGCGAAATTCAG TGCCCAGAGGTAGCGGTCGGTGGTATCTATGGCGTGCTGAATCGTAGGAGAGGTCACGTGTTCGAGGAACAACAGGTGGCGGGTACTCCTATGTTCGTAGTTAAAGCGTACCTTCCTGTAAACGAATCCTTCGGCTTCACTGCCGATCTGCGCTCCAATACCGGTGGTCAGGCTTTCCCACAGTGCGTGTTCGATCACTGGCAGATCCTGCCAGGTGATCCGATGGAACTCACCACTCGACCATACCAAGTCGTCCAG gaTACACGCAAAAGGAAGGGATTGAAGGAGGGTCTCCCAGACTTGAATGCATACCTTGATAAATTGTAA
- the LOC105204800 gene encoding DDB1- and CUL4-associated factor 11 — protein SSRHITSRISRHDRAKHPRSFRSSSRTIENTSDESEDELARIRARSRFPDTTRLEKNDITIVTKHASGDTDQKSVSVTSIIQNRTLRPYGFSFSERCRIRNNFLPNKPHFIHEYGSKVFCGSYSKGGEFFITATQDKWLYIYQTHNGNFILYNRMLAHDVGWSVLDIAFSPDGKHFAYSSWADCLYQCQISGGSLETLPLTPGVRRFCVFSVAFSNDGTEILGGANDQCLYIYDLECQQRILRFEGHDEDVNSVAFADDSSQIFYSASDDGLCKVWDRRMLNESDPRAVGILAGHRDGITYIDSRGDTRYFITNSKDQSIKLWDTRVFSTYRAQQNARQLIERQDWDYRWQPVPQRLWERGSLDGDTSVMTYYGHSVRKTLIRCRFSPPDNTGQRYIYTGDSTGRFIIYDILTGKIVRKIRGHTGCVRDVSWHPFDHNFITSSWDGKIAKWEYCETYDTMNEDEQRPPLRRSERIAAQKRARAFIVM, from the exons TCGTCTCGTCACATAACCTCGCGCATCTCGCGGCACGACCGTGCCAAACATCCTCGTTCTTTTCGTTCGAGCAGTCGCACTATAGAGAATACGTCTGATGAATCGGAGGATGAATTGGCGCGAATTCGCGCGCGATCGAGGTTTCCAGATACAACCAGATTAGAG AAAAACGACATAACTATCGTCACCAAACACGCCTCCGGGGACACCGACCAGAAGAGCGTGTCAGTCACATCTATAATACAGAACAGGACTCTCAGGCCATATGGTTTTAGCTTTAGCGAAAGGTGTAGGATAAGAAATAACTTTTTGCCTAATAAACCACATTTCATACACGAGTATGGTTCGAAAGTATTCTGCGGTTCATATTCTAAGGGTGGAGAATTCTTCATCACTGCTACTCAAG ATAAGTGGTTGTACATATATCAGACACACAACGGTAATTTTATCTTGTACAATCGGATGCTAGCACACGACGTTGGCTGGAGTGTTTTAGACATAGCGTTCAGTCCAGATGGTAAACATTTCGCGTATTCGAGTTGGGCGGACTGTT tgtatcaGTGTCAAATATCAGGAGGCTCTTTGGAAACGTTACCATTGACCCCGGGTGTACGGCGATTTTGCGTTTTCTCCGTGGCTTTTTCAAATGACGGCACGGAAATTCTGGGTGGTGCCAATGACCAATGCCTTTACATATACGATCTCGAGTGCCAGCAACGAATCTTGCGG tttgaGGGTCACGACGAAGACGTAAATAGTGTTGCCTTTGCGGATGACAgttcacaaattttttatagcGCCAGCGACGACGGATTATGTAAG GTATGGGATAGGAGAATGTTAAATGAATCTGATCCGCGTGCAGTTGGAATATTGGCAGGTCATAGAGACGGAATCACATACATCGATTCGCGTGGTGACACACGATATTTTATAACCAATTCTAAAGATCAATCCATCAAGCTGTGGGACACGCGCGTGTTCTCCACTTATAGAGCTCAGCAAAATGCTCGCCAGCTTATCGAGCGTCAAGATTGGGACTATCGATGGCAGCCTGTACCTCAACGAT TATGGGAACGAGGCTCCTTAGATGGTGACACCAGTGTCATGACGTATTATGGTCATTCGGTCCGTAAGACTTTGATACGTTGTCGCTTTTCGCCGCCAGACAACACTGGGCAGAGATACATTTACACGGGGGATTCGACAGGTCGATTTATCA TATACGATATTCTGACGGGAAAGATAGTACGTAAGATAAGAGGTCACACGGGATGCGTGCGCGATGTTAGCTGGCACCCCTTTGATCACAACTTTATTACCTCATCT TGGGATGGTAAAATAGCCAAATGGGAATATTGTGAAACCTACGACACGATGAACGAAGATGAGCAACGGCCTCCGCTACGACGGAGTGAGAGAATAGCTGCACAAAAGAGAGCAAGGGCGTTTATCGTAATGTga
- the LOC105204893 gene encoding uncharacterized protein LOC105204893 produces MATTETCQIKSTTKGRRNVVPIIHVRGTHYEIGFDIGRTFAKMIQDFVDAYGPLNEIYLPIFATEEGKKVYNETLDAVKKQFPQYLREIEGTADGANVPFHKLFLMHLDDILPNVTGMQGNGLPVGCTTIMCNQSGHEILGHNEDALRETLNHWYLVDAHVIEKGYKEEKFTSLSYAGFLPGYTMGYNHHGLVYSINTLSAAVLRSGKTPRYFLTRALLGVENFVQAQQTLMNEGYGAAEGFSVNMTFLAQEDDRMFHNVEVGPAETGVNRSQLIVLTIKPGENTSHCNKYLHLKVAEVEGRIIESSIRRAEAISKHPPVKCRQDVINILSDQTGKDYRIYQDGLGGEIKTIATGIFDCIERTWSIYTDIPQFNEPIVVIPMQLRNFAALQNGKAK; encoded by the exons ATGGCAACGACCGAAACGTGCCAGATCAAGTCGACGACCAAGGGCCGCAGAAATGTCGTTCCCATAATTCACGTTCGAGGAACCCACTATGAGATCGGCTTTGATATC GGACGCACCTTCGCCAAAATGATTCAAGACTTTGTCGACGCCTATGGACCGTTGAACGAAATCTATCTGCCAATATTCGCGACCGAGGAGGGCAAGAAGGTTTATAATGAAACTCTTGACGCGGTCAAGAAACAGTTTCCGCAATATTTGAGGGAGATCGAGGGAACGGCAGACGGAGCAAACGTGCCGTTCCACAAA CTATTTCTGATGCATTTGGACGACATTCTTCCGAACGTTACTGGAATGCAAGGAAATGGACTTCCAGTCGGTTGTACAACCATCATGTGCAATCAATCGGGACAT GAGATTCTAGGTCACAATGAGGATGCTCTTAGGGAGACTTTGAATCACTGGTATCTCGTGGATGCTCACGTAATTGAGAAGGGTTACAAAGAGGAGAAGTTCACGTCGTTGAGTTACGCTGGTTTCCTACCGGGTTACACAATGGGTTACAACCATCATGGCCTCGTTTACAGCATTAACACCCTCAGTGCTGCGGTTCTACGATCCGGCAAGACTC CGCGATACTTCCTAACGCGAGCATTGCTGGGCGTGGAGAATTTCGTGCAAGCGCAACAGACGTTGATGAACGAGGGTTACGGCGCGGCGGAGGGCTTCTCGGTGAACATGACGTTCCTCGCACAAGAGGACGACCGGATGTTTCACAACGTCGAGGTGGGCCCGGCTGAAACAGGCGTGAACCGGTCGCAGCTCATCGTCCTGACTATTAAGCCAGGCGAGAATACCTCGCATTGCAACAA GTACCTACATCTAAAGGTGGCGGAAGTGGAAGGAAGGATCATAGAAAGCAGCATCAGGAGAGCGGAAGCGATTTCGAAGCATCCGCCAGTTAAATGTCGTCAGGATGTAATCAACATACTTAGTGATCAGACAGGCAAGGATTACAGGATTTATCAAGACGGTCTCGGTGGCGAAATCAAGACGATTGCCACtg GTATCTTCGACTGCATTGAACGTACGTGGTCTATTTACACGGACATCCCGCAGTTCAACGAGCCAATAGTGGTAATACCTATGCAACTTCGTAATTTTGCGGCTTTACAAAATGGCAAAGCAAAATAA